The DNA region CTTGGACAGCAGTTGGTCGAACAGCGTGTTCGCCTCGTCGTTGCGGCCCGCGTCGAGCAGCAGCCGCACCTCGCGGTCCGCGCTGAGCGCCTCGGTCGCCCCGACCCCATCCAGCTCTACGCCGTCCACACCGTTCCCGGATCGTCCTTGATCATGGCCCACGACACTGCCGCCGCAGGCTACAAGGCCCGGCCGGGGTGACCCGTTCGGAGTATTGGTCAGGCTTGGACGGTCGTTTCTGGGGGCAGCCCAGGTGGCCCGCCTGATCGCGGACTTGCAATGGGATCCGTTTTCATTACGGTGCTCGCCAGGGTAGCCTCGGCCGGGTCAAGGTGGAAACCGTTGTCGATAGGAGGTCCTGTGTCGACCACTCGGCTGGTGCTTGTCTGCGGGCCGCGCCACGAGTCCACCCGGATGCTCTCCACCCAGCTGATGACCGGCCTGCCCGCTACCGTCGTCGTCCACCACGACCTGCGCCGCGTCGCCGACGGCGTGGTCCGCAGGCGGTTGCGGCTCGGCCGCGCGGACACCACGACGACCATCGAACTCGCCCACGGCTGCGTGGCCCGCGCCCTCCGCGAGGACCTGCTTCCGTTGCTGCGCGCGCTGTGCGCCGACCCGCGGGTAGAGCGGATCGTGCTGCACCTCGACCCGATCGTGGAGCCGGCGCCGGTGTGCTGGGCGCTGGGGAACGTGCTGGTCGGCGCGGCCACGATCCTGGACGTCGCCGACATCGAGGCCGTGATCGCCGCGGTGGACCCGGCCACGTGGCTGGAGGACGCCACCAGCGA from Alloactinosynnema sp. L-07 includes:
- a CDS encoding GTP-binding protein; protein product: MSTTRLVLVCGPRHESTRMLSTQLMTGLPATVVVHHDLRRVADGVVRRRLRLGRADTTTTIELAHGCVARALREDLLPLLRALCADPRVERIVLHLDPIVEPAPVCWALGNVLVGAATILDVADIEAVIAAVDPATWLEDATSDVPISECGYGVMGDGPTLAQVVVGQVGFADAVVLTTAAETWPAAQVNAVLDRLAPGAARVVLGGVEPLPLLAAIPDNARRGQMNPTALIPPFAVRGPVLFCPGSLAIG